A window from Flavobacterium gyeonganense encodes these proteins:
- a CDS encoding ferritin-like domain-containing protein codes for MKTKKLFNFSTSVTKENIKEVMQQAIALELATIPTYLSTYYSINRAQDQDKLYAKLHAQLSQSGVRTAAEIDELAQELKLDILVYSNKSAALIMSVVIEEMLHLALSCNVKQAVCQAAPDLMGIGKALTFPTQLDGHIPEFQINAAKLSLKQLTTFLQIESPEPFKDPYANEQLLNTVEYQTIGRLYEMIIKCINEDFPGPYNYRPQLLPPDNPDRPRPYYSQNSMNTVHYDREHNPQFANTDDSEGLVGVHDAQSAIEAIHRIIEQGEGKSKYKQHTLIWGENKMPVAMDIVDGKVVFWEGDYDDSGKEPAHFAKFLEAYTLGGHYQQKFRNIQGLDDFFSYFVYDTDANPKTADYIASGNQALALCSQLGNAVFAYILLMIEACYYKDESTQYDLFIFGIHKSMIWLLSGVGNQINQYTYTKGNQAYKGALTFEPFSFEQSFLRPKAQIMSVVDQLAKADPVNWGWAIKSENYFPSLPDVGLDYSIEADIPKVPDTPYRHNH; via the coding sequence ATGAAAACCAAAAAACTATTTAACTTTTCTACTTCGGTAACAAAAGAGAATATCAAAGAGGTAATGCAGCAGGCAATTGCGCTGGAGCTTGCTACAATCCCAACGTATTTATCGACCTATTATTCGATAAACAGAGCACAGGATCAGGATAAACTGTATGCTAAACTTCATGCTCAGCTTTCACAATCCGGCGTGCGTACTGCTGCCGAAATCGACGAATTGGCGCAAGAACTGAAACTCGATATATTAGTTTATTCGAATAAATCGGCTGCCTTAATTATGAGCGTTGTGATCGAAGAAATGCTGCATCTGGCACTTTCATGCAATGTGAAACAAGCAGTTTGTCAGGCAGCGCCTGATTTAATGGGAATTGGAAAAGCATTAACATTTCCAACACAACTAGATGGACATATTCCTGAATTTCAAATTAATGCTGCAAAATTGTCATTGAAGCAATTGACTACATTTTTACAAATTGAAAGCCCTGAACCGTTTAAAGATCCGTATGCAAATGAACAATTGCTGAATACGGTTGAATATCAGACGATAGGACGTTTGTATGAAATGATTATCAAATGTATAAATGAGGATTTCCCGGGACCTTATAATTATAGACCGCAATTGCTTCCTCCGGATAATCCGGATCGTCCGAGACCGTATTATTCTCAAAATTCAATGAATACGGTTCATTATGACAGAGAGCACAATCCGCAATTTGCCAATACAGATGATAGTGAAGGACTTGTTGGGGTACACGACGCTCAATCGGCAATTGAAGCGATACATCGCATCATTGAACAGGGAGAAGGAAAAAGTAAATACAAGCAGCATACCTTAATTTGGGGCGAAAATAAAATGCCGGTTGCTATGGATATTGTTGATGGGAAAGTAGTTTTTTGGGAAGGTGATTATGATGATTCTGGGAAAGAACCTGCTCATTTTGCCAAATTTCTTGAAGCCTACACACTTGGCGGGCATTATCAGCAAAAGTTTCGCAACATTCAGGGATTAGATGATTTCTTCAGCTATTTTGTATATGATACTGATGCTAATCCTAAAACAGCCGATTACATAGCTTCGGGCAATCAGGCACTGGCATTATGTTCACAATTAGGGAATGCAGTTTTTGCTTATATCCTTTTAATGATTGAAGCCTGCTACTATAAAGACGAAAGTACACAATATGATTTGTTCATTTTTGGTATTCATAAATCAATGATCTGGCTTTTGAGTGGAGTTGGTAACCAAATTAATCAATACACTTATACTAAAGGCAATCAGGCTTATAAAGGCGCTTTAACATTTGAACCTTTTTCGTTTGAGCAAAGTTTCTTAAGACCAAAAGCACAAATCATGAGTGTGGTGGATCAATTGGCGAAAGCCGATCCTGTTAATTGGGGCTGGGCTATAAAAAGCGAAAACTATTTCCCGTCTTTACCAGATGTAGGATTGGATTACAGCATTGAAGCCGATATTCCTAAAGTACCAGATACACCTTATAGACATAATCATTAA